In Eubalaena glacialis isolate mEubGla1 chromosome 4, mEubGla1.1.hap2.+ XY, whole genome shotgun sequence, one DNA window encodes the following:
- the RFESD gene encoding Rieske domain-containing protein → MDPDGSEQDPETKKYSSVCVGREEDIKKSDRMTAVVHDREVVIFYHRGEYHAMDIRCYHSGGPLHLGEIEEFDGRSCIVCPWHKYKITLATGEGLYQSINPKDPSAKPKWCSKGIKQRIHTVTVDNGNIYVTLSNEPFKCDSDFYATGVFKVIQSSS, encoded by the exons ATGGATCCTGATGGCTCTGAGCAAGATCCTGAAACGAAGAAATATTCTTCTGTCTGTGTTGGCAGagaagaagatattaaaaaatctgATAGAATGACAGCTGTTGTCCATGATAGAGAAGTGGTCATTTTCTACCACAGAGGAGAATATCATGCTATGGATATTCGCTGTTAcc ACTCAGGAGGACCTTTACATTTAGGAGAAATAGAG GAATTTGATGGACGATCATGTATAGTTTGCCCCTGGCATAAATACAAAATTACTTTGGCCACAGGAGAAGGACTATATCAGTCTATAAACCCTAAAGATCCATCAGCAAAACCCAAGTGGTGCTCCAAAGGAATAAAGCAAAGGATTCACACAGTGACAGTGGACAATGGGAATATTTATGTGACTCTTTCTAATGAGCCTTTTAAGTGTGACTCTGATTTTTATGCCACTGGAGTCTTCAAAGTAATTCAGAGTTCTTCCTGA